Below is a genomic region from Blastocatellia bacterium.
TCCCAAGGAGTTATCGCTCGGCGAGCTGGAACGTCTCACCCGCCGCTATGCGACGGAAATTGCCCCGATCATCGGGCCGGATCGGGACATTCCCGCACCCGACGTCTACACCGATGCGCAGACGATGGCCTGGATCATGGACACCATCAGCATGTTCAAAGGACATACGGAACTGGGCGTGGTGACGGGCAAACCGGTCGAACTCGGAGGCTCGCGCGGGCGTCACGAGGCCACCGCTCGTGGCTGTCAGTTCGCCATCCGCGAAGCCTGTCGCGTCCGAGGAATTGATCTGACCAAGGCCACCGTCGTCGTTCAAGGCTTCGGCAATGCCGGCAGCAACACGGCCAAGTTCCTCCACGAGGACGGAGCCCGCATCATCGCCGTGAGCGATTCGAGCGGCGGTGTCTTTAACCCTCATGGCATTCATCCCGATGCCGCCATCGAATACAAAGCGAAAACGGGCCGCCTGACGGGATTGCCCGATACCGAACCGATCAGCAATGAGGAACTGCTCGAACTCCCCTGCGACATCCTCGTCCCGGCGGCGTTGGAGAATCAGATCACCCGTCGCAATGCCGATCGCATCAAGGCCAAAATTATCGCCGAAGCGGCAAATGGTCCTACCACGCCGGCTGCCGATGACATTCTCTTCGATAAGGGGGTCCTGGTCATCCCGGATATTCTGGCCAATGCCGGAGGAGTCTCGGTCTCCTACTTCGAGTGGGTCCAGGACCTCTACGGATTCTTCTGGAGCGAGGAAGAGGTCCGACACAACCTGGAGCGCATTATGAAGAACGCCTTTCAGGAAGTTTACTTCACCAGCGAGCGCTACCGGGTAGATATGCGCATCGGAGCCTACATTCTCGCCATTACCCGCGTGGCCGAAGCCACCCGCGTGCGGGGAATCTTCCCGTGACCCGTTGGCGGGAAACATCCCGGCGAGTGGGAGAGCGTGGTTGGCTCCCCGCGCGCGAGCCGATGTCACCGGAAGAAGCGACGAAAACCACCTCGGGAAGAACGGGAGTTGAGCGCCTTGGTCATGAGGTAGGCGTCCTCGCCGTTGATGTAATAGTGAGAGAGTCTTTGGGTGACGACATAGCCGAGCTTGCGGTAGAGGCGTTGCGCCGGTCGGTTCGTGGTTCGCACCTCGAGCCGAGCGATGGTAGCTCCCTGCCGGCAGAACTCGGCCTCGATTTCGATCATCAGATGTAGGCCGAGTCCCCGTCGGCGATACTGGGGATCCACCGCCACGGCGATGACATGACCGACCGCGTGAGGCTCCAGCATCCCGATGGCAAAGCCGACCATCTGTCCCTGCGAGGTTTCGATCTTTCGCGCGACCACCGAAGGATTCGTCAACAGATAATGGAATGTCTCCAGGTCGTAAGCCTCGCCGGAGGCGAAGCATTTTTGGTCCAGCTCCCAGCACGCCCCGGCGTCGTCAACGGTCATCGGGAGAAGAAGAAGTTCCGCAACCATTGGCTGTCGCTCCCCTGTGTCACGGTTGAAGCGGCTTAATCATACCCGTCTCCCCCCTTTCCGGCAATGAGGGGAGGATGAGCATGCAATCACCATAGCTGTAGAAGCGGTATCGTTCGGCGATGGCGTGATGATAGGCCCGCAGGACATTCTCCCGTCCGGCCAGCGCGCACACCAGCAGAAGCAATGTCGAGCGGGGAAGATGAAAATTCGTCACCAGGCCGTCAACGACCTTGAACCGGTATCCCGGATAGATGAACAGGCGCGTCCATCCGCTACCGGCGACGACCCGCCCATCCTCGGTCGCTGCCGATTCCAGGGCGCGAACCGTCGTCGTCCCCACGGCGATAATCGGGCGGCGTTCCTCTCGGGCGCGATTGATGGCTCCGGCCGTGGCCTCCGGGAGGATGTAGAACTCTTCCTCCATCTCGTGCCGTTCGATCTCGGTGACGGTGATAGGTTTGAACGTTCCGTATCCCACGTGCAATGTCAGTTCGACCACGTTGACTCCCCGTCGCGCCAGGGCATCGAAGACGGCCTCGGTGAAATGCAAGCCCGCCGTCGGCGCAGCGACCGCTCCGCGATGTTTGGCGAAGATGGTTTGGTAGGTTTCGGCGTCGTGACGCAGGGCTTCCGCGCCCGCGCGTTTGATGTACGGAGGCAGCGGCGGCAATCCGATGCGATCAATCAGGCCATCCACATCCGTTTCCGCGCACTGGAAAGCGATCACTCGTCTCCCGTTCGACCGTACGTCCTGCACGCGGGCGCGAAGTACTCCGTCACCGAATATCAGCTCGGTGCCGGGCCGCACGCGCCGACCGGGTTTGACGAGGGCTTCCCAGACGCTCGCCGAGAGACGGCGCACGAGCAAAACTTCAATGCGTCCGGGAAATCCTTCCCGCCGACCGATGAGTCGCGCCGGAAAAACCCGCGTGTTATTGATCACAAGCACGCTGCCCGGCTCCAGTTCCTGCGGAAGCTGGTGAAAGACC
It encodes:
- a CDS encoding Glu/Leu/Phe/Val dehydrogenase codes for the protein PKELSLGELERLTRRYATEIAPIIGPDRDIPAPDVYTDAQTMAWIMDTISMFKGHTELGVVTGKPVELGGSRGRHEATARGCQFAIREACRVRGIDLTKATVVVQGFGNAGSNTAKFLHEDGARIIAVSDSSGGVFNPHGIHPDAAIEYKAKTGRLTGLPDTEPISNEELLELPCDILVPAALENQITRRNADRIKAKIIAEAANGPTTPAADDILFDKGVLVIPDILANAGGVSVSYFEWVQDLYGFFWSEEEVRHNLERIMKNAFQEVYFTSERYRVDMRIGAYILAITRVAEATRVRGIFP
- the rimI gene encoding ribosomal protein S18-alanine N-acetyltransferase, whose translation is MVAELLLLPMTVDDAGACWELDQKCFASGEAYDLETFHYLLTNPSVVARKIETSQGQMVGFAIGMLEPHAVGHVIAVAVDPQYRRRGLGLHLMIEIEAEFCRQGATIARLEVRTTNRPAQRLYRKLGYVVTQRLSHYYINGEDAYLMTKALNSRSSRGGFRRFFR
- the queA gene encoding tRNA preQ1(34) S-adenosylmethionine ribosyltransferase-isomerase QueA; translation: MHISEFDYELPEELIAQKPITPRDHSRMLVLDRRTGALRDRVFHQLPQELEPGSVLVINNTRVFPARLIGRREGFPGRIEVLLVRRLSASVWEALVKPGRRVRPGTELIFGDGVLRARVQDVRSNGRRVIAFQCAETDVDGLIDRIGLPPLPPYIKRAGAEALRHDAETYQTIFAKHRGAVAAPTAGLHFTEAVFDALARRGVNVVELTLHVGYGTFKPITVTEIERHEMEEEFYILPEATAGAINRAREERRPIIAVGTTTVRALESAATEDGRVVAGSGWTRLFIYPGYRFKVVDGLVTNFHLPRSTLLLLVCALAGRENVLRAYHHAIAERYRFYSYGDCMLILPSLPERGETGMIKPLQP